One Halichoerus grypus chromosome 1, mHalGry1.hap1.1, whole genome shotgun sequence genomic region harbors:
- the AKAP8L gene encoding A-kinase anchor protein 8-like isoform X3, producing the protein MSYTGFVQGSETTLQSTYSDTSAQPTCDYGYGTWNSGTNRGYENYGYGYGYGQDNTTNYGYGMATSNSWEMPNSDTNANPSAAGSASADSVLSRINQRLDLVPHLETDMIQGGVYGSGGERYDSYEACDSRAILSERDLYRSGYDYGELDPEMEMAYEGQYDAYRDQFRMRGGDTFGPRAQGWARDSRSGRPMASGYGRMWEDPMGARGQCMPGASRLPSLFSQNIIPEYSMFQGMRGGGTFPGGSRFGFGFGNGMKQMRRTWKTWTTADFRTKKKKRKQCGSPDEPDSKATRTDCSDNSDSDNDEGTEGEAAEGTEGTEAVEKGSRAEGEDEEGKEEGKEESKEDAEKGALSTQDDSGQIKRKLQAGKKSQDKQKKRQRDRMVERIQFVCSLCKYRTFYEEEMASHLDSKFHKEHFKYVGTKLPKQTADFLQEYVTNKTKKTEELRKTVEDLDGLIQQIYRDQDLTQGRVSENSLRPTWKWQGEKLPWSIL; encoded by the exons GCTATGGAACTTGGAACTCTGGGACAAACAGAG GCTACGAGAACTATGGCTATGGCTACGGCTATGGCCAGGATAACACCACCAACTATGGGTATGGTATGGCCACTTCAAACTCTTGGGAAATGCCTAACTCTGACACAAATGCAAACCCTAGTGCTGCGGGTAGCGCCAGTGCCGATTCCGTTTTGTCCAGAATTAACCAGCGCTTAGATCTGGTGCCACACTTGGAGACAGACATGATACAAGGAGGCGTGTACGGCTCAGGCGGAGAAAG ATATGATTCCTATGAGGCCTGTGACTCGAGGGCCATTCTGAGCGAGCGCGACCTATACCGGTCAGGCTACGACTATGGCGAACTTGACCCCGAGATGGAAATGGCCTACGAGGGCCAATACGATGCCTACCGCGACCAGTTCCGCATGCGTGGCGGCGACACCTTTGGCCCACGGGCTCAGGGCTGGGCCCGGGACTCCAGGAGTGGCCGGCCGATGGCCTCGGGCTATGGGCGCATGTGGGAAGACCCCATGGGGGCCCGGGGCCAGTGCATGCCTGGTGCCTCCCGGctgccctccctcttctcccagaACATCATCCCCGAGTACAGCATGTTCCAGGGCATGCGTGGCGGGGGCACCTTCCCAGGTGGCTCCCGCTTTGGCTTCGGGTTTGGCAATGGCATGAAGCAGATGAGGCGGACCTGGAAGACCTGGACCACGGCCGACTTCCGG accaagaagaagaagagaaagcagtgTGGCAGTCCCGATGAGCCAGACAGCAAAGCCACCCGGACGGACTGCTCAGACAACAGTGATTCAGACAACG ATGAGGGCACTGAGGGGGAGGCCGCAGAGGGCACTGAAGGCACCGAGGCTGTGGAGAAGGGCTCCAGAGCA GAAGGAGAAGacgaagagggaaaagaagaaggcaaagaagaaagcaaagaggaTGCAGAAAAGG GGGCCCTGAGCACCCAGGATGATAGTGGCCAGATCAAGCGCAAGTTGCAGGCAGGCAAGAAGAGCCAGGACAAGCAGAAAAAGCGGCAGCGAGACCGCATGGTGGAAAG GATTCAGTTTGTGTGTTCTCTCTGCAAATACCGGACCTTCTACGAGGAGGAGATGGCCAGCCACCTTGATAGCAAGTTCCACAAGGAGCACTTTAAATACGTAGGCACCAAGCTCCCCAAGCAGACAGCCGACTTTCTGCAG GAGTATGTCACCAATAAGACCAAGAAGACAGAGGAACTCCGGAAAACCGTGGAGGACCTTGATGGTCTGATTCAGCAGATCTACAGAGACCAGGATCTAACCCAAG GGAGGGTCAGTGAGAACAGCCTCAGGCCCACGTGGAAATGGCAGGGCGAG AAATTGCCATGGAGCATTTTGTGA
- the AKAP8L gene encoding A-kinase anchor protein 8-like isoform X1 encodes MSYTGFVQGSETTLQSTYSDTSAQPTCDYGYGTWNSGTNRGYENYGYGYGYGQDNTTNYGYGMATSNSWEMPNSDTNANPSAAGSASADSVLSRINQRLDLVPHLETDMIQGGVYGSGGERYDSYEACDSRAILSERDLYRSGYDYGELDPEMEMAYEGQYDAYRDQFRMRGGDTFGPRAQGWARDSRSGRPMASGYGRMWEDPMGARGQCMPGASRLPSLFSQNIIPEYSMFQGMRGGGTFPGGSRFGFGFGNGMKQMRRTWKTWTTADFRTKKKKRKQCGSPDEPDSKATRTDCSDNSDSDNDEGTEGEAAEGTEGTEAVEKGSRAEGEDEEGKEEGKEESKEDAEKGALSTQDDSGQIKRKLQAGKKSQDKQKKRQRDRMVERIQFVCSLCKYRTFYEEEMASHLDSKFHKEHFKYVGTKLPKQTADFLQEYVTNKTKKTEELRKTVEDLDGLIQQIYRDQDLTQEIAMEHFVKKVEAAHCAACDLFIPMQFGIIQKHLKTMDHNRNRRLMMEQSKKSSLMVARSILNNKIISKKLERYLKGENPFTDSPEEEKEQEEAEGGALDEGALVEAAGGAEGAEGAPAQPPVPPEPAPGAASPPPPPPPEEEEEEAVPLLGGALQRQIRGIPGLDVEADDDEEGGGGAP; translated from the exons GCTATGGAACTTGGAACTCTGGGACAAACAGAG GCTACGAGAACTATGGCTATGGCTACGGCTATGGCCAGGATAACACCACCAACTATGGGTATGGTATGGCCACTTCAAACTCTTGGGAAATGCCTAACTCTGACACAAATGCAAACCCTAGTGCTGCGGGTAGCGCCAGTGCCGATTCCGTTTTGTCCAGAATTAACCAGCGCTTAGATCTGGTGCCACACTTGGAGACAGACATGATACAAGGAGGCGTGTACGGCTCAGGCGGAGAAAG ATATGATTCCTATGAGGCCTGTGACTCGAGGGCCATTCTGAGCGAGCGCGACCTATACCGGTCAGGCTACGACTATGGCGAACTTGACCCCGAGATGGAAATGGCCTACGAGGGCCAATACGATGCCTACCGCGACCAGTTCCGCATGCGTGGCGGCGACACCTTTGGCCCACGGGCTCAGGGCTGGGCCCGGGACTCCAGGAGTGGCCGGCCGATGGCCTCGGGCTATGGGCGCATGTGGGAAGACCCCATGGGGGCCCGGGGCCAGTGCATGCCTGGTGCCTCCCGGctgccctccctcttctcccagaACATCATCCCCGAGTACAGCATGTTCCAGGGCATGCGTGGCGGGGGCACCTTCCCAGGTGGCTCCCGCTTTGGCTTCGGGTTTGGCAATGGCATGAAGCAGATGAGGCGGACCTGGAAGACCTGGACCACGGCCGACTTCCGG accaagaagaagaagagaaagcagtgTGGCAGTCCCGATGAGCCAGACAGCAAAGCCACCCGGACGGACTGCTCAGACAACAGTGATTCAGACAACG ATGAGGGCACTGAGGGGGAGGCCGCAGAGGGCACTGAAGGCACCGAGGCTGTGGAGAAGGGCTCCAGAGCA GAAGGAGAAGacgaagagggaaaagaagaaggcaaagaagaaagcaaagaggaTGCAGAAAAGG GGGCCCTGAGCACCCAGGATGATAGTGGCCAGATCAAGCGCAAGTTGCAGGCAGGCAAGAAGAGCCAGGACAAGCAGAAAAAGCGGCAGCGAGACCGCATGGTGGAAAG GATTCAGTTTGTGTGTTCTCTCTGCAAATACCGGACCTTCTACGAGGAGGAGATGGCCAGCCACCTTGATAGCAAGTTCCACAAGGAGCACTTTAAATACGTAGGCACCAAGCTCCCCAAGCAGACAGCCGACTTTCTGCAG GAGTATGTCACCAATAAGACCAAGAAGACAGAGGAACTCCGGAAAACCGTGGAGGACCTTGATGGTCTGATTCAGCAGATCTACAGAGACCAGGATCTAACCCAAG AAATTGCCATGGAGCATTTTGTGAAGAAGGTGGAGGCAGCCCACTGTGCAGCCTGTGACCTCTTCATTCCCATGCAGTTTGGGATCATCCAGAAGCACCTCAAGACCATGGATCACAACCGCAACCGCAGG CTCATGATGGAGCAGTCCAAGAAGTCCTCGCTCATGGTGGCCCGCAGCATCCTCAACAACAAAATCATCAGCAAGAAGCTGGAGCGCTACCTGAAG GGTGAGAACCCGTTCACCGATAGCCCCGAGGAggagaaggaacaggaggaggccGAGGGCGGCGCCCTGGACGAGGGGGCGCTGGTCGAAGCGGCAGGGGGCGCGGAGGGTGCAGAGGGCGCGCCGGCGCAGCCCCCAGTGCCCCCGGAGCCGGCCCCCGGGGCCGCGTCCCCACCACCACCGCCGCCCccggaggaggaagaggaggaggccgTGCCCCTGCTGGGCGGGGCGCTTCAGCGCCAGATCCGCGGTATCCCGGGCCTCGATGTGGAGGCCGACGACGACGAGGAGGGTGGCGGGGGCGCACCGTAA
- the AKAP8L gene encoding A-kinase anchor protein 8-like isoform X2 has translation MSYTGFVQGSETTLQSTYSDTSAQPTCDYGYGTWNSGTNRGYENYGYGYGYGQDNTTNYGINQRLDLVPHLETDMIQGGVYGSGGERYDSYEACDSRAILSERDLYRSGYDYGELDPEMEMAYEGQYDAYRDQFRMRGGDTFGPRAQGWARDSRSGRPMASGYGRMWEDPMGARGQCMPGASRLPSLFSQNIIPEYSMFQGMRGGGTFPGGSRFGFGFGNGMKQMRRTWKTWTTADFRTKKKKRKQCGSPDEPDSKATRTDCSDNSDSDNDEGTEGEAAEGTEGTEAVEKGSRAEGEDEEGKEEGKEESKEDAEKGALSTQDDSGQIKRKLQAGKKSQDKQKKRQRDRMVERIQFVCSLCKYRTFYEEEMASHLDSKFHKEHFKYVGTKLPKQTADFLQEYVTNKTKKTEELRKTVEDLDGLIQQIYRDQDLTQEIAMEHFVKKVEAAHCAACDLFIPMQFGIIQKHLKTMDHNRNRRLMMEQSKKSSLMVARSILNNKIISKKLERYLKGENPFTDSPEEEKEQEEAEGGALDEGALVEAAGGAEGAEGAPAQPPVPPEPAPGAASPPPPPPPEEEEEEAVPLLGGALQRQIRGIPGLDVEADDDEEGGGGAP, from the exons GCTATGGAACTTGGAACTCTGGGACAAACAGAG GCTACGAGAACTATGGCTATGGCTACGGCTATGGCCAGGATAACACCACCAACTATGG AATTAACCAGCGCTTAGATCTGGTGCCACACTTGGAGACAGACATGATACAAGGAGGCGTGTACGGCTCAGGCGGAGAAAG ATATGATTCCTATGAGGCCTGTGACTCGAGGGCCATTCTGAGCGAGCGCGACCTATACCGGTCAGGCTACGACTATGGCGAACTTGACCCCGAGATGGAAATGGCCTACGAGGGCCAATACGATGCCTACCGCGACCAGTTCCGCATGCGTGGCGGCGACACCTTTGGCCCACGGGCTCAGGGCTGGGCCCGGGACTCCAGGAGTGGCCGGCCGATGGCCTCGGGCTATGGGCGCATGTGGGAAGACCCCATGGGGGCCCGGGGCCAGTGCATGCCTGGTGCCTCCCGGctgccctccctcttctcccagaACATCATCCCCGAGTACAGCATGTTCCAGGGCATGCGTGGCGGGGGCACCTTCCCAGGTGGCTCCCGCTTTGGCTTCGGGTTTGGCAATGGCATGAAGCAGATGAGGCGGACCTGGAAGACCTGGACCACGGCCGACTTCCGG accaagaagaagaagagaaagcagtgTGGCAGTCCCGATGAGCCAGACAGCAAAGCCACCCGGACGGACTGCTCAGACAACAGTGATTCAGACAACG ATGAGGGCACTGAGGGGGAGGCCGCAGAGGGCACTGAAGGCACCGAGGCTGTGGAGAAGGGCTCCAGAGCA GAAGGAGAAGacgaagagggaaaagaagaaggcaaagaagaaagcaaagaggaTGCAGAAAAGG GGGCCCTGAGCACCCAGGATGATAGTGGCCAGATCAAGCGCAAGTTGCAGGCAGGCAAGAAGAGCCAGGACAAGCAGAAAAAGCGGCAGCGAGACCGCATGGTGGAAAG GATTCAGTTTGTGTGTTCTCTCTGCAAATACCGGACCTTCTACGAGGAGGAGATGGCCAGCCACCTTGATAGCAAGTTCCACAAGGAGCACTTTAAATACGTAGGCACCAAGCTCCCCAAGCAGACAGCCGACTTTCTGCAG GAGTATGTCACCAATAAGACCAAGAAGACAGAGGAACTCCGGAAAACCGTGGAGGACCTTGATGGTCTGATTCAGCAGATCTACAGAGACCAGGATCTAACCCAAG AAATTGCCATGGAGCATTTTGTGAAGAAGGTGGAGGCAGCCCACTGTGCAGCCTGTGACCTCTTCATTCCCATGCAGTTTGGGATCATCCAGAAGCACCTCAAGACCATGGATCACAACCGCAACCGCAGG CTCATGATGGAGCAGTCCAAGAAGTCCTCGCTCATGGTGGCCCGCAGCATCCTCAACAACAAAATCATCAGCAAGAAGCTGGAGCGCTACCTGAAG GGTGAGAACCCGTTCACCGATAGCCCCGAGGAggagaaggaacaggaggaggccGAGGGCGGCGCCCTGGACGAGGGGGCGCTGGTCGAAGCGGCAGGGGGCGCGGAGGGTGCAGAGGGCGCGCCGGCGCAGCCCCCAGTGCCCCCGGAGCCGGCCCCCGGGGCCGCGTCCCCACCACCACCGCCGCCCccggaggaggaagaggaggaggccgTGCCCCTGCTGGGCGGGGCGCTTCAGCGCCAGATCCGCGGTATCCCGGGCCTCGATGTGGAGGCCGACGACGACGAGGAGGGTGGCGGGGGCGCACCGTAA